In the genome of Pelagibacterium nitratireducens, one region contains:
- the infB gene encoding translation initiation factor IF-2, translating into MTDKDKTSDNSGSGKKTLTLKGAPNLGARPGMSRSSRTVVVEKRTRRVGGPGTGAPQQSGGNASGGGRPQPSRPGGRPQSASPRQNANSASLTQNENQARERALREAAARAEEDRAKAEEEAQRHAEIDARRKAEREEAERRAAAVEAAKAQEAVNDELDGIVPVKAGQARPKPVAKPSPRAAQPDMPPPPPPGEGEDDRVRRRAAPGPKALVDKDELERAKRNAAPRPSATPARRDSNSRGRLNVNSALDDSDRRGPSLAAMRRRQNKKMGRNTKVAQPKLAREVTIPEAITVAELANRMAERAVDVIKLLMAQGQMLKINDIIDADTAELVATEMGHSVKRVAESDVEGGLFDDVGGDDAGDLVNRPPVVTIMGHVDHGKTSLLDAIREANVVSTEAGGITQHIGAYQVEKNGQKITFLDTPGHEAFTAMRARGAQATDIAILVVAADDGVMPQTIESIKHAKAAGVPIIVAINKIDKQGADSTRVRTELLQHEVFVESMGGEVLDVEVSALKKTNLDGLLEAVLLQSEVLELKSPEKGAAQGLVIESKLDKGRGAVATVLVQRGTLSVGDIVVAGNEWAKVRALIDDKGEQVKSAGPSTPVEVLGFSGVPDAGDRFAVVESEARAREITEYRQRVIREKTAGGGATSLEQMMNQLKASGIAKFPLLIKGDVQGSVEAIVTALNKLSTDEVSAQILYSGVGGITESDVTLATASSAVIIGFNVRANKQAADLAQREGIEVRYYNIIYDLIDDVKGVMSGMLAPEVRETFLGNAEILEVFNISKVGKVAGCRVTDGMVERGAGVRLIRDNVVIHEGKLSTLKRFKDEVKEVQSGQECGMAFEKYEDMRPGDVIECYRVEKVQRTL; encoded by the coding sequence ATGACCGATAAGGATAAGACCAGCGACAATTCGGGCTCGGGGAAAAAGACCCTGACCCTCAAGGGCGCGCCCAATCTTGGCGCACGGCCCGGCATGTCGCGGTCCTCACGCACCGTCGTGGTTGAAAAGCGCACCCGCCGCGTGGGTGGGCCCGGTACGGGCGCGCCTCAACAGTCGGGTGGCAATGCATCAGGTGGCGGCAGGCCTCAGCCTTCCCGTCCGGGCGGCCGCCCGCAGTCGGCGAGCCCGCGACAGAATGCAAATTCGGCCAGCCTCACCCAAAACGAGAACCAGGCCCGCGAGCGCGCCCTGCGAGAAGCGGCGGCTCGTGCCGAGGAAGATCGTGCCAAGGCCGAGGAAGAGGCCCAGCGCCACGCCGAGATCGATGCCCGCCGCAAGGCCGAGCGCGAAGAGGCCGAGCGCCGTGCGGCCGCGGTTGAAGCCGCCAAGGCCCAGGAAGCCGTTAATGACGAGCTAGACGGCATCGTGCCGGTCAAGGCCGGACAGGCCCGGCCCAAACCCGTTGCCAAGCCCAGTCCGCGCGCAGCTCAGCCCGATATGCCGCCCCCGCCGCCTCCGGGTGAAGGCGAGGATGACCGCGTGCGCCGCCGCGCTGCGCCCGGTCCAAAAGCGCTTGTCGACAAGGACGAGCTTGAACGCGCCAAGCGCAATGCCGCACCGCGTCCCAGCGCAACCCCTGCTCGCCGCGATTCCAACTCGCGTGGGCGCCTGAACGTAAATTCGGCGCTCGACGATAGCGATCGGCGCGGACCGTCTCTGGCTGCCATGCGCCGGCGCCAGAACAAGAAGATGGGTCGCAACACCAAGGTTGCCCAGCCCAAGCTGGCCCGTGAAGTCACGATCCCCGAGGCAATCACCGTGGCCGAACTGGCCAACCGCATGGCCGAGCGTGCCGTGGACGTCATCAAGCTCTTGATGGCCCAGGGCCAGATGCTCAAGATCAACGACATCATCGATGCCGACACTGCCGAACTGGTCGCCACCGAAATGGGTCATAGCGTCAAGCGCGTTGCTGAAAGCGACGTTGAAGGCGGTCTGTTTGACGACGTTGGTGGTGATGACGCCGGCGATCTGGTCAACCGGCCGCCGGTCGTGACCATCATGGGCCACGTCGACCACGGCAAGACCTCGCTGCTCGATGCGATCCGTGAGGCCAATGTTGTCTCGACCGAAGCCGGTGGCATCACTCAGCACATCGGCGCCTATCAGGTCGAAAAGAACGGCCAGAAGATCACCTTCCTGGACACGCCGGGCCACGAGGCGTTCACCGCCATGCGCGCCCGCGGTGCGCAGGCTACAGATATCGCCATTCTGGTGGTGGCTGCCGACGATGGCGTGATGCCCCAGACCATTGAATCGATCAAGCACGCCAAGGCGGCGGGCGTCCCGATCATCGTGGCGATCAACAAGATCGACAAGCAGGGAGCCGATTCCACCCGCGTGCGCACCGAACTGCTTCAGCATGAAGTTTTCGTGGAATCGATGGGCGGTGAAGTGCTCGACGTGGAAGTGTCCGCGCTCAAGAAGACCAATCTCGACGGCCTGCTGGAAGCGGTGTTGCTACAGTCCGAGGTGCTCGAGCTCAAATCGCCTGAAAAGGGCGCCGCTCAGGGTCTGGTCATCGAATCCAAGCTCGACAAGGGCCGTGGTGCCGTTGCCACCGTACTGGTGCAGCGCGGCACGCTCAGCGTTGGCGACATCGTCGTGGCCGGTAATGAATGGGCAAAGGTTCGTGCGCTGATCGACGACAAGGGCGAGCAGGTGAAATCCGCCGGTCCTTCGACGCCGGTCGAAGTGCTTGGCTTCTCCGGTGTTCCCGACGCGGGCGACCGTTTCGCGGTGGTCGAAAGCGAAGCTCGCGCTCGTGAGATCACCGAATACCGCCAGCGCGTCATTCGTGAAAAGACCGCCGGTGGCGGTGCGACCTCGCTCGAGCAGATGATGAATCAGCTCAAGGCTTCGGGCATCGCCAAATTCCCGTTGCTCATCAAGGGCGACGTGCAGGGTTCGGTCGAAGCGATCGTTACTGCGCTCAACAAGCTCTCGACCGACGAAGTGTCGGCGCAGATCCTGTATTCGGGTGTGGGTGGGATCACCGAGTCCGACGTGACGCTGGCAACGGCGTCCAGCGCGGTGATCATCGGCTTCAACGTGCGTGCCAACAAGCAGGCAGCCGATCTGGCCCAGCGCGAAGGCATCGAAGTCCGCTACTACAACATCATCTACGACCTGATCGACGACGTTAAGGGCGTGATGAGCGGGATGCTGGCGCCTGAAGTGCGCGAGACGTTCCTGGGCAATGCCGAGATCCTCGAGGTGTTCAACATCTCCAAGGTCGGCAAGGTCGCCGGCTGCCGGGTTACCGATGGCATGGTCGAGCGTGGTGCCGGCGTGCGCCTCATTCGCGACAACGTGGTTATCCACGAGGGCAAGCTCTCGACGCTCAAGCGTTTCAAGGACGAGGTCAAGGAAGTCCAGTCCGGTCAGGAATGCGGCATGGCATTCGAAAAATACGAAGACATGCGCCCCGGCGATGTTATCGAATGCTATCGGGTCGAAAAGGTTCAGCGCACGCTTTAG
- a CDS encoding RNA-binding protein, whose product MCALTRAEKPASALIRFAVSPDGVLAPDVDAKAPGRGVWITLSAPAVDEAVRKKVFARSLKENVSVPPDLAELVRTRLEQRLTGTLGLARKAGILVTGAAKVASVLQSGRVGALITASDAAPDGRRKMLQWARRGEVADRLVHIESLSSTQLGLALGLENVIHAALTPGAAANSVIERANRLALFNATDREEDGNI is encoded by the coding sequence ATGTGCGCGCTCACGCGGGCCGAAAAGCCCGCATCCGCGCTCATCCGCTTCGCGGTTTCCCCCGACGGGGTTCTGGCGCCCGATGTCGATGCCAAGGCCCCTGGCCGCGGCGTCTGGATCACCCTTTCTGCCCCTGCAGTGGATGAGGCGGTGCGCAAAAAGGTTTTTGCGCGGAGCCTCAAGGAAAATGTGTCCGTGCCGCCCGACCTTGCAGAACTGGTACGGACCCGGTTAGAACAACGCCTGACAGGCACTCTGGGGTTGGCGCGCAAGGCCGGCATCCTGGTGACGGGCGCCGCCAAAGTCGCTTCGGTTCTTCAATCGGGACGGGTGGGCGCGCTGATTACCGCCAGCGATGCAGCCCCCGACGGACGCCGCAAGATGCTGCAATGGGCCCGGCGCGGCGAGGTCGCTGACAGGTTGGTCCATATTGAATCTCTCTCGTCGACCCAATTGGGTTTGGCATTGGGGCTCGAAAATGTGATACACGCTGCGCTGACTCCCGGCGCGGCAGCAAATTCGGTGATTGAACGGGCAAATCGGCTTGCCCTTTTCAACGCCACAGACAGAGAAGAAGACGGCAACATATGA
- the nusA gene encoding transcription termination factor NusA, with protein sequence MAVSANRLELLQIADAVAREKSIDRMIVIEAMEEAIQRAAKARYGAETEVKAEINPRTGELRLWRLLEIVERVEEYGRQISLKEALAKNDAAKLGDYVTEPLPPIEFGRIAAQSAKQVIVQKVRDAERDRMYEEYADRVGEIVNGSVKRVEYGNVIVDLGRGEAIIRRDELIPREQFRYGDRVRAYIYDVRREQRGPQIFLSRTHPQFMAKLFAQEVPEIYDGIITIRSIARDPGSRAKIAVTSSDSSIDPVGACVGMRGSRVQAVVGELQGEKIDIIPWTNNIADLVVSALQPADVAKVVLDEQAERIEVVVPDEQLSLAIGRRGQNVRLASQLIGWDIDILTEQEESERRQKEFTERTALFMNALDVDEMVAQLLASEGFSSIEELAYVDLAEIASIGGFDEETAGEIQNRATEFLDAQERELDEERKKLGVEDALYDIPGLSAAMLVALGKDEIKTVEDFAGNIADDLIGWTERKDGETKRFEGTLSAFPLSREEAEDMIMAARLKAGWITEDDLPQAELVEGEDGVPAEGEVAQ encoded by the coding sequence ATGGCCGTTTCAGCGAACAGGTTGGAGCTTTTGCAGATCGCCGATGCCGTGGCGCGCGAAAAGTCCATCGACCGCATGATCGTCATCGAAGCTATGGAAGAGGCCATTCAGCGCGCCGCCAAGGCTCGCTACGGTGCCGAAACCGAGGTCAAGGCCGAGATCAATCCCCGCACCGGCGAATTGCGCCTGTGGCGCCTGCTCGAAATCGTCGAGCGTGTCGAAGAATATGGCCGCCAGATTTCCCTCAAGGAAGCGCTTGCCAAAAACGACGCCGCCAAACTCGGCGATTACGTGACCGAGCCGCTCCCCCCGATCGAATTCGGCCGTATCGCAGCCCAGTCGGCAAAGCAGGTCATCGTCCAGAAGGTGCGTGATGCCGAACGCGACAGGATGTACGAAGAATATGCGGACCGTGTCGGCGAAATCGTCAACGGTTCGGTCAAGCGCGTCGAATATGGCAATGTGATCGTCGATCTCGGCCGCGGTGAAGCCATTATCCGCCGCGACGAGCTGATCCCGCGTGAACAGTTCCGCTATGGAGACCGCGTCCGTGCCTACATTTATGACGTGCGCCGTGAGCAGCGCGGGCCGCAGATTTTCCTCTCGCGCACCCATCCCCAGTTCATGGCCAAGCTCTTCGCCCAGGAAGTGCCGGAAATCTACGACGGCATCATCACCATCCGCTCGATCGCCCGTGACCCGGGCTCACGCGCAAAGATCGCCGTGACCTCCTCGGATTCTTCGATCGATCCGGTCGGTGCCTGCGTGGGTATGCGCGGTTCGCGTGTTCAGGCGGTTGTCGGAGAATTGCAGGGTGAAAAGATTGATATTATCCCCTGGACGAACAATATAGCAGATCTAGTCGTATCCGCGCTCCAGCCTGCCGATGTCGCCAAGGTGGTGCTCGACGAACAGGCAGAGCGCATCGAAGTGGTGGTTCCCGACGAACAGCTTTCGCTTGCCATCGGTCGCCGTGGCCAGAACGTGCGACTGGCCAGCCAGTTGATCGGCTGGGACATCGACATCCTGACCGAGCAGGAAGAATCCGAACGCCGCCAGAAGGAATTCACCGAGCGGACGGCGCTCTTTATGAACGCGCTCGACGTGGACGAGATGGTTGCCCAGTTGCTCGCATCGGAAGGCTTCTCCTCGATCGAGGAACTGGCCTATGTCGATCTGGCGGAAATCGCCTCGATCGGCGGCTTTGACGAGGAAACGGCTGGAGAGATCCAGAACCGTGCCACCGAATTCCTCGATGCGCAGGAACGCGAGCTTGATGAGGAGCGTAAAAAGCTCGGCGTCGAGGACGCACTTTACGATATTCCGGGTCTTTCGGCAGCAATGCTGGTTGCCTTGGGCAAGGATGAAATCAAGACTGTCGAAGATTTCGCCGGCAATATTGCCGACGATCTGATCGGCTGGACCGAGCGCAAAGACGGTGAAACCAAGCGCTTCGAAGGCACGCTTTCGGCCTTCCCGTTGTCCAGGGAAGAGGCCGAGGACATGATCATGGCCGCGCGCCTCAAGGCTGGCTGGATCACTGAGGACGACCTGCCTCAGGCAGAACTCGTTGAAGGTGAAGACGGAGTCCCCGCCGAGGGCGAGGTCGCACAATAG
- the rimP gene encoding ribosome maturation factor RimP → MTANTKRYIRESALEARVAAIVEPVAQSLGYDLVRVRISNDNGCTLQIMCEDENGHFAITDCEKLHHDLNPVLDIEDPIDREYHLEISSPGVDRPLVRARDFQAWVGHEAKVELGEMIEGRKRFRGDIVGADDDTFSIRLPDAPVGTDPVHVLPLALLAEAKLLMTDKLLDEARKRQAENPDYDEADEDVETIIEETDGGDADERTQEN, encoded by the coding sequence ATGACTGCCAATACAAAACGCTACATCCGCGAATCCGCACTCGAGGCGCGTGTTGCGGCAATCGTCGAGCCGGTGGCCCAATCGCTGGGCTATGATCTGGTTCGCGTGCGCATCAGCAATGACAATGGCTGCACGCTGCAGATCATGTGCGAGGACGAAAATGGGCATTTCGCCATCACCGATTGCGAAAAGCTCCACCACGATCTCAACCCGGTACTGGATATCGAAGATCCCATCGACCGCGAATATCACCTCGAGATATCCTCACCCGGCGTCGATCGGCCGCTGGTTCGGGCCCGCGATTTCCAGGCCTGGGTCGGACACGAAGCCAAGGTTGAGCTCGGCGAAATGATCGAGGGCCGCAAGCGCTTCCGCGGCGATATCGTCGGCGCTGACGATGACACGTTTTCGATCCGCCTGCCCGACGCACCGGTTGGAACCGATCCCGTTCATGTGCTGCCGCTGGCACTCTTGGCCGAAGCAAAGCTGCTGATGACCGACAAGCTGCTCGATGAGGCGCGCAAGCGTCAGGCAGAAAATCCCGATTACGACGAAGCCGATGAGGACGTCGAGACCATCATTGAAGAAACCGACGGCGGCGACGCCGACGAGCGAACCCAGGAGAATTGA
- the trmB gene encoding tRNA (guanosine(46)-N7)-methyltransferase TrmB, with product MTSKSIPQDPKGPRAFFGRRSGKKLHKGQQALFETLLPELTVDISAPVDPGTLFPQAGRIHLEIGYGGGEHLARMARENPNDGFIGCEVFTGGIGKLLETIDIEGIDNIALFPDDVIKLLGVMPAACIDCLYVLYPDPWPKPRHHKRRLIQFNMLAEFARVLKPGGTFRFATDIEDYANWTLAHILKTERFAWPIAEPGAWHLPYPGWQSTRYEQKARRQGRMKSFYFEFLRS from the coding sequence ATGACGTCCAAATCCATCCCGCAGGACCCCAAAGGACCGCGCGCCTTTTTCGGACGCCGTTCGGGCAAAAAACTCCATAAGGGCCAGCAGGCGCTGTTCGAAACGCTGCTTCCCGAGCTGACTGTCGATATTTCCGCGCCTGTCGACCCCGGGACGCTGTTCCCGCAGGCAGGGCGCATTCATCTCGAAATCGGCTATGGCGGCGGCGAGCATCTCGCCCGCATGGCGCGCGAAAATCCCAACGACGGCTTTATCGGCTGCGAAGTGTTTACCGGCGGCATCGGCAAGCTGCTCGAAACAATCGACATCGAAGGCATCGATAATATCGCGCTGTTCCCTGACGACGTCATCAAGCTTCTCGGCGTGATGCCCGCCGCCTGTATCGATTGTCTCTACGTTCTCTATCCCGATCCATGGCCCAAGCCGCGCCATCACAAGCGACGCCTGATCCAGTTCAACATGCTTGCCGAGTTCGCCCGCGTGCTCAAACCCGGCGGCACATTTCGGTTTGCCACCGACATCGAGGACTACGCCAACTGGACCTTGGCCCATATTTTAAAGACCGAAAGATTTGCATGGCCCATCGCCGAACCCGGCGCCTGGCATCTGCCCTATCCCGGCTGGCAGTCCACGCGGTACGAGCAGAAGGCCCGGCGGCAGGGACGCATGAAGAGCTTTTACTTCGAGTTCTTGCGTTCGTGA
- the metK gene encoding methionine adenosyltransferase has protein sequence MASSSYLFTSESVSEGHPDKICDQVSDAIVDAFFAQDPYSRVALETLATTNRVVLAGEVRGPASIDAGRMEDIARGVVKRIGYEQEGFNWRTLDVSCHVHEQSAHIAQGVDASGNKDEGAGDQGIMFGFAVNETPELMPAPLTYAHKILKNMAAARHSGAVSEFGPDAKSQVTLKYENGKPVGVSAVVVSTQHIENVSQQCVRDLVRPFVEDVLPKGWMPPEDEFYVNPTGAFVIGGPDGDAGLTGRKIIVDTYGGAAPHGGGAFSGKDPTKVDRSAAYAARYLAKNVVAAGLAEKCVIQLSYAIGVSKPLSIFVDTYGTGTVDEDRLGAVLQKVMNLSPRGIREHLGLNKPIYERTAAYGHFGREPEADGGFSWERTDLAEAIRAELT, from the coding sequence GTGGCCAGTTCTTCTTATCTCTTCACCTCGGAATCGGTTTCCGAGGGTCATCCCGACAAGATTTGCGACCAGGTCTCCGACGCCATAGTGGACGCATTTTTCGCGCAAGATCCCTATTCGCGCGTTGCCCTTGAAACCTTGGCGACCACCAATCGCGTCGTTCTGGCGGGTGAGGTGCGCGGCCCTGCATCCATAGATGCCGGTCGTATGGAAGATATCGCGCGCGGCGTTGTCAAACGGATCGGCTACGAGCAGGAGGGGTTCAATTGGCGGACCCTTGATGTGTCGTGCCATGTGCACGAGCAGTCCGCCCACATCGCCCAGGGCGTCGATGCCTCGGGCAACAAGGATGAAGGCGCCGGCGATCAGGGCATCATGTTCGGCTTTGCCGTCAACGAGACGCCCGAGCTGATGCCGGCCCCGCTCACTTACGCTCACAAGATCCTAAAGAACATGGCGGCGGCCCGCCATTCCGGTGCCGTTTCCGAGTTCGGCCCCGATGCCAAGAGTCAGGTGACCCTGAAATACGAGAACGGCAAGCCGGTCGGTGTTTCCGCCGTCGTCGTTTCGACCCAGCATATCGAGAATGTATCCCAACAGTGCGTCCGGGACCTCGTGCGCCCCTTTGTCGAAGACGTCCTGCCCAAGGGCTGGATGCCCCCTGAGGACGAATTCTACGTCAATCCCACTGGCGCTTTCGTCATTGGTGGGCCCGATGGTGACGCGGGGCTGACAGGCCGCAAGATCATCGTGGATACCTATGGCGGCGCGGCGCCTCATGGTGGCGGCGCGTTCTCGGGTAAGGATCCCACCAAGGTCGACCGCTCGGCAGCATACGCGGCCCGCTATCTGGCGAAAAATGTTGTGGCGGCGGGCCTGGCGGAAAAATGCGTCATCCAGCTCTCCTACGCCATCGGCGTGTCCAAACCGCTCTCGATCTTTGTCGATACCTACGGCACCGGCACCGTCGATGAGGACCGGTTGGGCGCAGTGCTGCAAAAAGTCATGAACCTTTCCCCGCGCGGTATCCGCGAGCATCTGGGGCTCAATAAGCCAATCTATGAACGCACGGCCGCCTATGGCCATTTCGGGCGTGAGCCGGAGGCCGATGGCGGGTTCTCATGGGAGAGAACCGATCTGGCCGAAGCGATCCGGGCCGAGCTGACCTGA
- the lnt gene encoding apolipoprotein N-acyltransferase, with product MTALAEFAMLAHGWRRILMLVLAGALAGLSAPPIFFLVALFVAMPVLVWALDGAERKRSIRSMVVGPAFRIGLAFGFGYFLVALHWIGAAFFVDGGWLLVVMPFAVAGLALLLAVFWGLGTALAHFFWSAGPGRIFALATALTLAELARGYLFTGFPFDLLGYALTANLEMMQATSLVGVYGLTFVAVLISATPALVWPAAERSLIARILPLFAAFGLLAGQIAWGNFRLNETQTEPFEDVVLRIVQPVIPQDVKWQTFAREETVNRLLDLSTMQTNPDDQALGDVTHLIWPEAAIPFFLSDEPELLARIARTLPDDIWLLTGAPRQPYGANGEIVPGAKPFNSVLAFNGEGEVVTSYDKTHLVPFGEYLPFGDFLRQFGITQLAEGSQGWAAGAERRLFHLPGSPAILPLICYEIVFPGSLGASVDEAGFILVLTNDAWFDGSMGLAQHFHHARVRAVEEGKSVVRAANSGISAIVDPMGRIDAMMAEGMVGAIKGTPAQPLSPTFFAQYRHWPLVGMLILGVLLSLPGRRRRLRRLD from the coding sequence ATGACCGCTCTTGCCGAGTTTGCAATGCTCGCCCATGGGTGGCGGCGCATCCTGATGCTGGTCCTCGCAGGTGCGTTGGCAGGGCTGTCGGCTCCTCCGATCTTTTTTCTTGTTGCTCTGTTTGTCGCAATGCCGGTGCTGGTCTGGGCCCTTGATGGTGCGGAACGCAAGCGCTCGATCCGTTCCATGGTGGTGGGGCCTGCATTTCGCATCGGGCTTGCCTTCGGCTTTGGCTATTTCCTCGTCGCCCTGCACTGGATCGGCGCAGCTTTCTTTGTCGACGGCGGGTGGCTCCTTGTCGTCATGCCGTTTGCCGTGGCCGGGCTTGCTCTGCTGCTTGCGGTGTTCTGGGGGCTGGGCACGGCCCTGGCGCATTTCTTCTGGTCGGCCGGGCCGGGACGGATATTTGCCCTTGCTACGGCGCTGACCCTGGCCGAACTGGCGCGCGGCTATCTTTTCACCGGCTTTCCTTTCGATCTCTTGGGTTACGCGCTGACCGCCAACCTCGAAATGATGCAGGCAACCAGCCTTGTCGGTGTTTACGGGCTGACATTTGTGGCCGTCCTTATTTCAGCAACGCCGGCGCTGGTGTGGCCGGCCGCGGAGCGTTCGCTGATTGCCCGCATCCTTCCCCTGTTCGCCGCGTTCGGGTTGCTCGCCGGCCAGATCGCCTGGGGCAATTTTCGACTCAATGAGACGCAGACCGAACCCTTCGAGGACGTCGTTCTTCGAATCGTCCAGCCGGTCATCCCCCAAGACGTCAAATGGCAGACCTTTGCGCGCGAGGAGACAGTTAACCGCCTGCTCGATTTGTCCACCATGCAGACCAATCCTGACGATCAGGCACTTGGCGACGTCACCCATCTAATCTGGCCCGAGGCCGCCATTCCCTTCTTTTTGTCCGATGAGCCCGAGCTGCTCGCCCGAATCGCCCGCACCCTGCCCGACGACATCTGGCTTCTGACCGGCGCGCCCCGCCAGCCCTATGGGGCCAATGGTGAGATCGTGCCTGGCGCAAAGCCGTTCAATTCGGTGCTTGCCTTCAACGGGGAGGGCGAGGTCGTCACTTCCTACGACAAGACCCATCTCGTTCCGTTCGGCGAATATTTGCCGTTTGGCGACTTTTTGCGTCAGTTCGGCATCACCCAGCTGGCCGAAGGGTCGCAGGGTTGGGCCGCCGGCGCCGAGCGCAGATTGTTTCACCTGCCTGGCTCGCCCGCCATCCTGCCGCTCATTTGCTACGAGATCGTGTTTCCCGGCAGTCTTGGTGCATCGGTCGATGAAGCGGGCTTCATCCTTGTCCTCACCAATGACGCATGGTTCGATGGATCAATGGGGTTGGCCCAGCATTTTCACCATGCACGGGTCAGGGCGGTCGAAGAGGGAAAGTCGGTGGTTCGGGCGGCAAATTCCGGCATTTCGGCCATTGTCGACCCCATGGGGCGCATCGACGCAATGATGGCAGAAGGTATGGTGGGTGCCATCAAGGGCACGCCCGCTCAACCGCTGTCTCCGACTTTTTTTGCCCAATATCGCCATTGGCCACTGGTCGGCATGCTGATTTTGGGGGTGCTGTTGTCCTTGCCGGGCCGGCGCCGCCGCCTCAGGCGTCTCGACTGA
- a CDS encoding DNA-binding response regulator, translating into MSPIERENDIVLLVDDSPESLGFLTAALEDAGLTVLVARSGEMALGIADRVTPDVVLMDAVMPGLDGFETCRRLKTVPALGHIPIIFMTGLTETEHIVHALDSGGVDYLSKPINVDELRARIRVHLANARRAQSAHIALDAAGRHLVAFAAEGPLLWSTPQASRLLTRSGIDAEQEGPMSERFLEWLKSAGGSPDAGGGFDVAAAGSPGLQLSFLGLVAGKEYLFRLSSARTEGTEDALRQAFGLTQRESEVLLWIARGKSNKDIGDILGLSPRTVNKHLEQVYTKLGVENRASAAIKAVQALQVVAEF; encoded by the coding sequence ATGAGCCCGATTGAGCGCGAAAACGATATCGTGCTTCTGGTCGATGACTCCCCGGAGTCGCTGGGGTTCCTGACTGCGGCGCTCGAGGATGCCGGCCTGACCGTGCTCGTTGCGCGGTCCGGAGAAATGGCGCTCGGTATTGCCGATCGGGTGACGCCGGACGTGGTGCTCATGGACGCGGTCATGCCGGGCCTTGACGGCTTTGAGACCTGTCGCCGGCTCAAAACTGTGCCTGCCCTCGGCCACATCCCGATCATCTTCATGACTGGTTTGACCGAGACCGAGCATATCGTCCATGCCCTCGATAGCGGTGGGGTCGATTATCTCTCAAAGCCCATAAACGTCGATGAATTGAGGGCTCGCATCCGCGTCCATCTGGCCAATGCCCGACGCGCGCAAAGCGCACACATTGCGCTTGATGCCGCCGGGCGCCACCTTGTGGCCTTTGCCGCCGAGGGGCCGCTGCTCTGGTCGACGCCGCAGGCCAGCCGCCTCTTGACGCGCTCGGGCATTGATGCCGAACAGGAGGGCCCCATGTCGGAGCGCTTTCTGGAGTGGTTGAAGAGCGCCGGTGGTTCCCCCGATGCCGGCGGGGGTTTTGATGTCGCCGCTGCCGGATCGCCCGGTTTGCAGTTATCGTTTCTGGGTCTTGTTGCCGGCAAAGAATATCTGTTCCGTCTGTCGAGCGCCCGGACGGAAGGCACCGAGGATGCCCTACGCCAGGCTTTTGGATTGACTCAGCGCGAAAGCGAAGTGCTGCTCTGGATTGCCCGCGGCAAGTCAAACAAGGACATCGGCGATATTCTCGGGCTCAGCCCCCGGACCGTAAACAAGCATCTCGAACAGGTTTACACCAAACTCGGCGTTGAGAACCGGGCTTCGGCCGCGATCAAGGCCGTGCAAGCGCTTCAGGTTGTTGCGGAATTCTAG